The proteins below come from a single Rosa rugosa chromosome 2, drRosRugo1.1, whole genome shotgun sequence genomic window:
- the LOC133732184 gene encoding metallothionein-like protein 1 encodes MSGCGSTSCKCGSGCKCGSSCNCGNYPDLESSTTATIIAGVPSTNVCFEESEMSFGAENGCKCGQSCSCTSCGCHK; translated from the exons ATGTCTGGGTGTGGATCAACAAGCTGCAAATGCGGTTCTGGCTGCAAATGCGGCTCTAGCTGCAA CTGTGGAAACTACCCAGATCTTGAGAGCAGCACAACAGCAACCATCATTGCTGGGGTTCCATCAACCAACGT GTGCTTTGAGGAGTCAGAGATGAGCTTCGGTGCTGAAAATGGCTGCAAGTGCGGCCAAAGCTGCAGCTGCACCTCATGCGGCTGCCACAAGTGA